In one window of Acidobacteriota bacterium DNA:
- a CDS encoding DUF1501 domain-containing protein → MIENPWKNLQRPPLLTRRSMLRDTACGFGVLGLAGLLSEADRLAAASAEANPLAVRKPHFEPRARQVIFLFMHGGPSSVDILDPKPRLYRDHGKPLPIKRPLAFDEDPPGPLMKPLWDFKRTGQSGIPMSDLFPHVRTCVDDLCVIRSMVGEGVDHGAALLQTFTGTSTFTRPSLGSWALYGLGTENQNLPGYITIKPALAHGGAKNWSSAFLPGAYQGTAIGHSGLKVKDFRGEPIEYLVHRGFTPEQQRYELDMLQNINRRHAQLRRHDAELEARIQAFELAFRMQMRAPEAFEVEKESEATRKLYGLDREETHEFGWQCLLARRLAERGVRFIQCTHSYKWDQHSQLYEKHTENAREVDLPIAGLLKDLKSRGMLEETLVIWAGEFGRTPVSQGGDGRDHNPYGYSIWMAGGGVKPGFVYGATDDIGYHAVEDRMHIHDFHATVLHLLGLDHEKLTFHYTGRDFRLTDVAGVVAEKILA, encoded by the coding sequence ATGATCGAGAATCCATGGAAGAATTTGCAGCGGCCCCCGCTGTTGACGCGGCGCTCCATGCTGAGAGACACGGCCTGCGGCTTCGGAGTTCTGGGACTGGCAGGACTCCTGTCCGAGGCGGACCGGCTCGCCGCCGCATCCGCAGAGGCCAACCCGCTGGCCGTCCGGAAGCCGCATTTCGAGCCGCGGGCCCGGCAGGTCATCTTCCTGTTCATGCACGGCGGACCCTCCAGCGTCGACATCCTGGATCCCAAGCCCCGGCTCTACCGGGATCACGGGAAACCGCTCCCCATCAAGCGTCCCCTGGCCTTCGACGAGGATCCTCCGGGACCGCTGATGAAACCGCTCTGGGACTTCAAACGAACCGGCCAGAGCGGCATTCCCATGAGCGACCTCTTTCCCCACGTCCGGACCTGCGTGGACGACCTCTGCGTGATCCGGTCCATGGTGGGAGAAGGCGTGGACCATGGAGCCGCGCTGCTGCAGACCTTCACCGGCACCAGCACCTTCACCCGCCCGTCGCTCGGGTCCTGGGCCCTGTACGGCCTGGGCACGGAGAACCAGAACCTGCCCGGCTACATCACCATCAAGCCGGCGTTGGCCCACGGCGGCGCCAAGAACTGGAGTTCGGCCTTCCTGCCCGGGGCCTACCAGGGCACCGCCATCGGTCACTCGGGGCTCAAGGTCAAGGACTTTCGGGGAGAACCCATCGAGTACCTGGTTCACCGCGGCTTCACGCCGGAGCAGCAGCGCTACGAGCTGGACATGCTCCAGAACATCAATCGGCGCCATGCTCAACTTCGACGGCACGATGCCGAGCTGGAGGCCCGCATCCAGGCCTTCGAACTGGCGTTTCGAATGCAGATGAGGGCGCCCGAGGCCTTCGAAGTCGAGAAAGAATCGGAGGCCACCCGGAAGCTCTACGGCCTCGACCGGGAGGAAACCCACGAGTTCGGCTGGCAATGCCTGCTGGCGCGGCGCCTGGCCGAGCGGGGCGTGCGCTTCATCCAGTGCACCCACAGCTACAAGTGGGATCAGCATTCCCAACTCTACGAGAAGCACACCGAGAACGCCCGGGAAGTGGACCTGCCCATCGCCGGTTTGCTCAAGGACCTGAAGTCCAGGGGCATGCTGGAGGAGACGCTGGTGATCTGGGCCGGAGAGTTCGGACGCACCCCGGTCTCCCAGGGAGGAGACGGCCGCGACCACAACCCCTACGGCTATTCCATCTGGATGGCCGGCGGCGGAGTCAAGCCCGGATTCGTCTATGGCGCCACCGACGACATCGGCTACCACGCGGTGGAGGACCGGATGCACATCCATGATTTCCATGCCACCGTTCTTCACCTGCTGGGGCTGGACCACGAGAAGCTGACCTTTCACTACACCGGACGCGACTTCCGCCTGACCGACGTCGCCGGCGTGGTGGCCGAGAAGATCCTGGCGTAG
- a CDS encoding PSD1 and planctomycete cytochrome C domain-containing protein, protein MIKRGLALAVIAAACGLVHASEPAPRFDSQVRPLLNRYCLQCHGESLQMGDLDLRTVYSMEKGGSQGPALVKGNAGGSLLYQRVADHSMPQGEEKLEPEEVRLLADWINAGAPWDPLPEQPDLEPAAAHLPSHWSFRPIRKPPVPSVRNRDWVRTPVDAFILSRLEEKGIQPAALADSRTLIRRLTLVLTGLPPSLEESDRLTLGPGDPAHTRLVDELLGAPQYGERWARHWLDVVRYAESNGYERDGTKPHAWRYRDYVIDAFNRDKPYDRFLTEQLAGDEIDGTDAETQIATTFLRLGTWDDEPAEERLDRYEQLDDVLGTASSTFLGLTLRCARCHDHKFEPFSQEDYYRSLAFFEPLKRPKNLLKPRVDLDRMVGTPEELERYRVASMNLRIQMEDLQAEKKKLSRKILNRLLSGGDSDRDLSWAHHAETVLAFRTREEDRTDEQKSLVRKFEERMDREILAEATTEEAGNLSRWEREMARAKAKTPAEPPRAYVWYEDTPYPAATRILLRGDPGTPGEEVHPLVPTILGRPDLLSRLGPVEPTVDTSGRRRWLARWMSHPENPLVARVMVNRIWQWVFGDGLVATENDFGVAGDTPSHPRLLDWLASEFIDSGWSVKHLVRLLVGSSTFAQSSDWNPQAAGADHQNRLLWRWQPRRLEAEAVRDSMLAVSGSLNHFMHGPSMFPRIPDSVLAGQSMPGLNWGDPDPEQNRRRSIYIFVKRSLAVPELDLLDSPDTTSSCEQRRVSTTGPQALTFLNGDFAHEQARRLAQRVMRTAGDERDNQVRGAFRMGLARGPSPEELEAALDFLRVQEAQIRDDLTGTETTPAIKARALQSFCLTLLNTNEFFYLN, encoded by the coding sequence ATGATCAAGCGTGGACTGGCATTGGCTGTCATCGCGGCCGCCTGTGGCTTGGTTCACGCTTCCGAACCGGCCCCCCGGTTCGACTCCCAGGTCCGCCCCCTCCTGAACCGGTATTGCCTTCAATGCCACGGCGAGAGCCTCCAGATGGGAGACCTGGATCTGCGGACCGTCTACTCCATGGAAAAGGGAGGCAGCCAGGGTCCGGCTCTGGTGAAAGGGAATGCCGGCGGGAGTCTTCTCTACCAGCGGGTCGCGGACCACAGCATGCCTCAGGGGGAGGAGAAGCTGGAACCGGAGGAGGTCCGGCTGCTGGCCGATTGGATCAATGCCGGTGCTCCGTGGGATCCGCTTCCGGAGCAACCCGATTTGGAACCGGCCGCGGCGCATCTCCCGTCCCATTGGTCATTCCGCCCGATCCGGAAACCTCCCGTCCCGTCCGTCAGGAATCGGGATTGGGTCCGGACGCCCGTCGACGCCTTCATCCTGAGCCGGTTGGAGGAGAAGGGCATCCAACCCGCGGCCCTGGCGGACTCCAGAACCCTCATCCGGCGGCTGACCCTGGTCCTGACCGGCTTGCCGCCGTCTTTGGAGGAGTCGGACCGGCTGACCCTGGGTCCGGGCGATCCCGCCCACACCCGACTGGTGGACGAACTTCTGGGCGCACCCCAGTACGGTGAACGCTGGGCCCGGCACTGGCTTGACGTGGTGCGTTATGCCGAATCCAACGGCTACGAGCGAGACGGCACCAAACCGCACGCGTGGCGTTATCGCGACTACGTCATCGACGCCTTCAACCGGGACAAGCCCTACGATCGCTTCCTCACCGAGCAGTTGGCCGGAGACGAAATCGACGGCACCGACGCCGAAACCCAGATCGCCACGACATTCTTGCGTCTCGGGACCTGGGACGACGAACCGGCGGAGGAACGCCTGGACCGCTACGAACAACTGGACGACGTTCTGGGGACCGCCAGCAGCACCTTTCTCGGCCTGACCCTGCGTTGCGCCCGCTGCCATGACCACAAGTTCGAACCCTTCAGCCAGGAGGACTACTATCGCTCGCTCGCCTTTTTCGAACCGCTCAAGCGTCCCAAGAATCTCCTGAAACCCCGCGTCGATCTGGACCGGATGGTGGGCACGCCGGAAGAACTGGAACGGTACCGGGTGGCCTCCATGAATCTGAGGATTCAGATGGAGGACCTGCAGGCGGAGAAGAAGAAACTGAGCCGGAAGATATTGAATCGGCTGCTCTCCGGCGGGGACTCCGACCGGGATCTCAGCTGGGCGCACCACGCCGAAACCGTCCTGGCATTCCGGACCCGGGAAGAGGACCGGACCGACGAGCAGAAGTCCCTGGTCCGCAAGTTCGAGGAACGCATGGATCGGGAGATCCTGGCTGAAGCCACCACCGAAGAGGCCGGAAACCTGAGTCGATGGGAGCGGGAGATGGCCCGGGCGAAGGCGAAGACCCCCGCCGAACCTCCTCGGGCCTACGTCTGGTATGAAGACACTCCTTACCCTGCCGCCACCCGGATTCTGCTGCGCGGCGACCCGGGGACGCCCGGGGAGGAGGTTCACCCCCTGGTTCCCACCATCCTGGGCCGTCCGGACCTCTTGTCCCGGCTCGGACCCGTAGAGCCGACCGTCGACACCAGCGGACGGCGGCGCTGGCTGGCCCGGTGGATGAGTCACCCCGAAAATCCCCTGGTGGCCCGGGTCATGGTGAACCGGATCTGGCAGTGGGTCTTCGGCGACGGCCTGGTGGCCACCGAGAACGATTTCGGCGTCGCGGGGGACACCCCCAGCCACCCCCGGCTGCTGGACTGGCTGGCCTCCGAATTCATCGACTCCGGCTGGAGCGTGAAGCACCTGGTCCGGCTGCTGGTCGGCTCCTCCACCTTCGCCCAATCGTCCGACTGGAACCCGCAGGCCGCCGGCGCGGATCACCAGAATCGCCTCCTCTGGCGGTGGCAGCCCCGTCGCCTGGAAGCCGAAGCCGTCCGGGATTCGATGCTGGCCGTCAGCGGCAGTCTCAATCACTTCATGCACGGTCCCAGCATGTTTCCCCGAATTCCCGACTCGGTCCTGGCCGGACAGTCGATGCCGGGACTCAACTGGGGAGACCCCGATCCGGAGCAGAACCGCCGGCGGAGCATCTACATCTTCGTCAAGCGCTCCCTGGCCGTTCCCGAACTGGATTTGCTGGATTCACCCGACACCACCTCCAGTTGCGAGCAGCGCCGGGTCTCCACCACCGGGCCCCAGGCCCTGACGTTTCTGAATGGAGACTTCGCCCATGAGCAGGCGCGGCGCCTGGCGCAAAGAGTGATGCGCACGGCCGGCGACGAACGGGACAACCAGGTCCGGGGCGCTTTCCGGATGGGACTGGCCAGGGGACCCAGCCCCGAGGAATTGGAAGCGGCGCTGGACTTTCTTCGGGTCCAGGAAGCGCAGATCCGCGATGACCTGACCGGGACCGAGACGACCCCGGCGATCAAGGCGCGGGCCCTTCAGTCCTTCTGCCTCACTCTGCTGAACACCAATGAGTTCTTCTACTTGAACTGA